The sequence TGGGGAAGGTCATTGCGGCATTGGAGATATCGCCGAGACGCCAGACCAGATCGAGATCCTGGAATGACGCAATAAAGATCACCAGGCACCACACGATCCGCCAGATCATGTGCAGTATCTTCTCGCCTCTCATGCTCGAGCCCGGCACAAGGTCGTAAATATAGGTGATCGCCCGCTCGCCATAATAGCTCCAGGTGAGCAACGTGGTGAACACGAACAGGATCAGCGCCAGCGAGGCGATAAATGTGCCGATGGGGATACTGCCCACAGTGAACGGGAAGGCTTGGGCAAAAGCACCCGAAGTCATCAGAAAGCCCTCCAGATCGGACTGCCATGCATGATCGACGGCAATCGTCGCGCCGGTGGCATCGATATGGGTGAAGTCGCCCTTCACTGTCAGGATCACCAGCGCCGTCATCGTGCAGATAATGATGGTGTCGATAAAGGTACCCATCATCGCGAACCGGCCCTGCATCGCCGGGTCATTGGTCTGGGCAACCGCATGGGCGATCGGAGTCGACCCCTGTCCCGCCTCATTGGAGAACAGCCCACGCGCCACGCCCCAGCGGATCGCCATGATCATCGCCGCCCCGGCAAAGCCGCCAGTTGCCGCCTGTGGGTTGAAGGCCCCGTCGATGATCCAGCCAAAGGCTTGCGGAATGCTGCTGACGTTCAGGATCAGCGCGGTCAGCGCCATCAGGATATAGAGCACCGCCATGCTGGGGATAATTTTTTCCGCCACCGAACCGATGGATTTGATGCCGCCGATGATGACAATGAACACCGCCGCTGCGACAATCAGGCCGCCTATCCACTCGTCAAGGCCGGTGAGTTCCTGGATCGAATCCGCCACCGAATTGGCCTGAATGCCATTGCCGGTCACCAGGGCGGAAAACAGCGTACCGATGCAGAAGAACACCGCAAGCCAGGTCCATTTCGGGCCGAGGCCGATGGTGATGTAGCTCATCGGGCCACCGCGATAAGTGCCCTCTTCGGTCTTTTCGCGGAACCGGATCGATAGCGCGCCCTCGGCAAAGGCCAGTGCCATGCCGACAAAGGCGGTAACCCACATCCAGAAGATGGCACCGGGACCGCCCAGCGCGATGGCAGTGGCGACACCGGCCAGGTTGCCGGTGCCGACCTGGCCAGAAAGGGCGGTGGACAGAGCGGCAAAGGGGGAGATTTCGCCGGCTCCGCCAGCGCTTTTGCGAAACAGGCCGGCAAAGGAGGAAACCAGCTGGCGGATCGGGAACAGTTTCAGCCCGATCATAAGATACAGCCCTGCCCCGAGCAGCATCAGCGCCATGGGCGGGAAGGGTATGACTTCCTGGCCATTCCAGGTGCCGACCCAGATAAAGTCCGATATGTTGGTGACCGGTTCGATCAGTCGCTCGGCAAAGCTCAGTTCTGCGTTATTGCTCGCACTCACCTTGTTTCTCTCCCCTGCGATGCGACCCGGGCATCGCGCAAAATTTGCCATTGCCTAACAGCAAAGTCGCGATTGGCAAGCATTTTGCCCGGTTTGCATCGGCTTGCTGCTTGTTTGGCAGCGCGCTTCATGACAGGGAAGAAAGTCACAGCAAGAGGAGCAGGGTCATGAGTCAGAATATCGCCATCCATGTCGACAAGGCCGATATCAATCGCGCCACCATCAGCGAGCAGGCACTGCCCGACATTGGTGAAGGCCAGATTCTCTGCACCATTGAGACCTTTGCGATTACAGCGAACAATATCACCTACGCCGCTATGGGCGAGACTATGGGCTATTGGCGTTTCTTCCCTGCCGGAGATGACAGCCAGGGTATTGTGCCGGTCTGGGGCCATGCGCGGGTGAGTGTCTCGCAGCATCCCGACATATCCGAGGGCGAGCGGCTTTACGGCTATTGGCCAATGGCCAGCCATGTTGTGCTGACTCCCGCAGAAATAGGCAGGGGTGGATTCATGGACGCGGTCGAACACCGCCAGGGACTGGCCGATGTCTATAATCGCTATCGCCGGCTGGCGAATGATCCGGCGCATGATGGTGATTTCGAAGGCGGCCGCGCCGTTTTCGAGCCGTTGTTCATGACCAGCTTCCTGATCGAGGACCAGTTTCGCCGCAATGCATTTTACGGTGCCGGTGCAGCGATCCTCACCAGCGCCTCGTCGAAAACCGCGCTGGCGCTGGCGCATGTGCTGCGTGCTTCCAGCCCCGGTGTCACCCGCATCGGGCTGACCTCGCCGGGCAATGCCGACTTTGTCCAGCAGACCGGCCTGTATGATCAGGTGCTGCCCTATGATGAGCTGGAAAGCCTTGATTCGGGGCGCCCGGTGGTGACTGTCGATTTTGCCGGCAATGGCACGGTACTGAAGCGACTGCACAGCCATTGGCGCGACAATTTACGCTATTCGATGCTGGTGGGCGCGACGCATGTCGATGCCCGTAGCGGCGCGAAAAATCTCGCCGGGCCGGAGCCGATGCTGTTTTTTGCGCCGACTGCGGCACAGGCGGTGATCGACGAACTCGGGCCAGCGGGCTTTGCCCAGGCGCTGGCGATACGCTGGAACGGCTTTGCCGAAAGCGCCAGCGATCTGATTACGCTGGAGACGCATCACGGGGCCGAGGCGGTGCGCGATGCCTATGTCGCAATGGTCGGCGGTGAAGTGAAGCCGGATATCGGCATCGTCGCCGGTTTCTGAGCGCTCGGGTCGCCGCTGCGCAATCGCCTTGCAGCAGTTATATTTGCGTTGAAATTCAAACGGTCATTGTCGCTGCGCCCCAAGCCAGTTAGATGGTTTAGCAATCAGGTCGCGCCGATTCCCGCCTTGCCCAAGTAGGGCGGAGCCAATGCTGGAATGGATGGGGAGTGCGTGATGGCGGATTCAGGGCAAGACGATACGGCTATCTGGCAAAGCAGCCGGTTATTCGCCGATCTGTCTCCAGCGGCGCTTGATGCCTTGGCCGAAGCCGCCGAACGCCATATCATCGAGGGCGGCGATTATCTGGTGCGTCAGGGCGATCCGGCAGATACCCTCTATTTTGTGGCCACCGGCCGGTTCCGCGTCATCATCACCGATGATGCCGGGCAGCAGAAAATCGTCGCGCATATCGAATCGGGCGAGCCGGTGGGCGAACTGGCTTTTTTCGCCGGCGGCACACGTACGGCCTCGCTTCAGGCCAGCCGTGACAGCCAGGTGCTCGCGCTCGACCGCGCCGCTTATGATCGCGCTGCGAACGAACATCCCGAGATCACCACGGCGCTGTTGAAAGCGGTGTCCAAGCGGCTCGCCGATGTTACCGCAAAGACCCCGTCCATGGCGACCCGCACCCCGCGGGTAATCGCTTGCCTCAATGCGGGTAACAGTCGCATCCCCGATGATCTGCTGCAGCGGCTGGCGCTGCAGATGCGCGCGATAATTGGCGACAGTCCGGGCGTGTATGTGGTGCATCAGCAGGATGTGACGATATCGGGCGACGGCGACTATCAGCAATGGCTCAACAGTCGTGAAGCCGCCGGTGAATGGCTGCTGATCGATGCCAGCGGCGATGCGGCATGGTCGGCACGGGTGACACGCAATGCCGATGCGCTGCTACTTTTTGCCGATCCGGCAGCGGCAGACCCGGCGCCGAGCGACAATGAGCAAGCCGCCATGGCAGCCATCGATGCCGATAGCCGGACCCTGGTGTTCCTGCGTGGTGCAAGCGATGCTCCAATTGGCGGCAGTCTCGACTGGCTGGCAGGGCGCACACCGCATCTGCACCATCATGTCGCGCTCGACAGCGATGCCGATCTGGGTCGGCTCGCACGGTTTCTGACCGGTAATGCGATTGGGCTGGTGTTGGCCGGTGGCGGGGCGCTGGGCTGCGCGCATCTTGGCATTGTGCAGGGTCTGCGTCAGGCGGGCGTGCCGATCGATTATATCGGCGGCACCAGTGCTGGCGCGGCGATGGGCGGGGCCATCGCCCAGGGGCTTAGTGTCGAGGAGACTCTGGACCAGATGGAGGCAATGTTCATCACCGCAAAGGCGATGAAGCGATTCACTGTTCCGGTCCATTCACTGCTCGATCCGGCTGTATTCGATCACGAATTGGCAGTGCGCTATTCACGCAAGGACATTGCCGATCAGCCAATTGGGTTTTTTGCCATTTCCACCAATCTTTCGACCAATGACCTGTTTGTGCATCGCCATGGCCCCTTATGGGAAGCTGTACGGGCGAGCGGATCGCTGCCCACCATATTGCCACCCTTTATCGATAGTGACGGCAATATTCTCATCGATGGCGGGGTGCTCGACAATATCCCGGTAACGGTGATGCGGGAGATCAAGCCCGGACCGAATATCGTTGTCAGTCTGGGCGATGCCAATGCCGCCTGGCGCATCGAGGCGGGCTATAAGGCGCTGCGCTCACGCGGGCGGCTGGCATGGGATGTGCTGCTGCGCCGTCCAGCGCCCGATGATTTCCCGTCAATTGTCGATATCATGTCGCGCTCAATGGTGGTCGCCAGCCGTATCGCCTCGCGCTCGATGCTGAGCGAGACCGATATATTGCTGCAGCCGCCGATTATCGAGGGCATGCAGATTCTCGACTGGCATCTGGGGCGTGAACAGGCAGAAAAGGCGTCTGATTATGTTGCCGAGCAGGTGGCCGGAAATGCCGACCTTTCGGCACTTATATCCAAATAGGATAAAAAGAGTTGACATCGTAACGCTATAAGGTTACAAAAGCGCATCATCAGAAAATTGTGATTCGCCGGCGCCGCTGGAAAATGCAGTGATATAGCTGCGATGCGAAATACGCACCGGTACGCACCGCCATCCTGCCAGTCTGATCCTGCGTTATTATGAGCCCGAGCGTGACTATCAGGCAGGACTCAGGCGCTCGGTGTCGATGATCAGTGGCAGTGGCGGCAATGTGAAGGCCAGGCAGGTCGACCTCCCTGCAGCATTGTCGGTCACGAATGCCCAGAATGTCGTGCAGCGGCTCTATCTGGACCAGCTCGCACAGCTGGGCGAGCGGACATTGTATCTTGCCAGGGTCGACCCAGCTTTGCGACCGGGCACGATGGTGCGGTTGGCAGACAGCCTTGGCCTGTGGCGCATAGCGCGGTGGGGGTTGGAGAATATCGCTCCTGGCAATGGGTCGACCATAGCCTGCCGCCTCGACCTTGTTCGCAGCAACGGCGGTGCGTGGTTGCTGCATGGCGGTTCCCTTGGTGCCGGACGCAGTATTCGTCCGCCCGATTATCCGGCTTCTGATATTGGCTGGGCACTACACGATCTGCCCGGCCTGCCGAACCAGCCTGCAACGCAACGTCGGCTGCTTGCGGCAGCATGGCCTGTAGCTGCAGATGGTACTGTGGATGCGGGGAGCGGCTGGCGGCATGCTGATATTTTCCGCGCGACACAGGATGGTGGTCTGCTGCATCCACTCGGGCGCATTCGCAGCCCGGCGGCCATGGGCCTGGCGCTCAATGATCTCCCAGCCGCGAGCGGTCTTTATTTCGAATCAGCAGTCAGTGTCGATGTCGATTTTGGCGCTGCCGATCCGCAGCTTGAATCGATCGATGCCGCCAGCATTGATGCGGGTGTTAACATCGCTATTCTGGATGATGAGCTGATCCAGTTCTGCAAGGTGCAATGGCTGGGTGACGGACGCTACAGACTATCGGAAATCTACCGCGCTTTGGGCGATGGGAGGGGCGCTCATGATGGCCATGTGGCCGGAGCGCGGCTGATCCTTCTCGATAGAGCGCTCATGCCAGTTGAAAGCAGCAGTTTTGCTGTGGATGGGGCGTCTTATTTCGCCGCCACAAGTCCTGCCGCCAGCGAACCTGCATTATTGCAAGTCCAGGGTGAGCCACGCGCGCTGAAACCACTGTCCCCGGTTCATCTTGACGCGGTTTTCAACGCTGCTGGTGACCTGACATTGCAATGGACCCGTCGCGATCGCCATCGTCCTGCATGGACCGATGGTCCGGCTGGCGCGATGGCCGAGTCGGAGGAGCGCTATCGCATCAGCTTTGCAGACGATGATGCAGTCAATGGCGAGCCGCTGCTGGCCATATTCGACAGCAACCGCGCTGAAATGTCGCTGGAAGCAGACCAGATGGCAGATTTGCGCGCTGCTGCAAATGGTGCCCTTGTGGTTTCGGTGCAGCATATTGGCGACTTTGCCGTTTCCGAATCGGCGCGCTGCACCATTGGTTGATTGTTTGCAAAAGCACCAAGGCATCAGTCGCAAAGACTCGTCACGGGACATCATGACAAGGAGAAAACATCATGGCCGAGATCGGAACGTCTGGAGGCAAAACATCGCGCCATGGCCTGCCGCTGCTTTACCCCGGGCAGGCGCACAAGGAGGTGGCGCACAATGAGGCGCTGGCACGAATCGATCTGCTTATGGGCGCTGCGGTGGAGGATGTGGCGGACATTCCCGATTCCCTTACCCCGCAACCAGGGCAGAGCTGGCTGATATCCGCCACGGCAAGCGGCATATGGGCCGAAAGACAGGGCCAGATTGCAGCGTTTCTGGAAAATGACTGGATTTATCTGTTACCCCGCGAAGGCCAGTTGCTCTACATCATCGCCAGCCAGACGCGAACGGTGTATCGCGATGGAAGCTGGCAGGATGCTGAGGGTTTTTCTGCACCGCAGGGTGGCGCTACCGTCGACAGCGAGGCGCGGGCTGCGGTTGTGGCGCTGAGTGAAACGCTTGAAAGACTCGGTTTTCTGCAATTGGGGTGACCAGAATGGTGAACCATGTTTTTACATAGAGCACATGGCCATGTTTTCCTGCCAAAACATGGAAATGGCGACATTTTTGCAACACTTCACGAAATTGTCGGCTTGCGCGCTGCCAGCCATCGCGTTAGAAACTGTGCCTGAGTTTTGCATTTAGTCCGCAAAGGGGAAAGTACATGCGCAAGTTGGTCATTGGACTGGCACTGGCATCGACCGCCCTGTCCGCACCTGCCTATGCACGTGACGGCCAGTGGTATGTTGGCGTTGATGGTGGTGTTACCATTATTGAGGATATCGGATACGATGTCGGTATCGTTAATGACGGCGTAATTGCCGAGCACGACACAGGTTACGATTTTGGTGGCTATGTCGGCTATGATTTCGGCCCGTTTCGTCTTGAAGGTGAAGTCAGCTTCCGCGAAGCTGATCCCAACCTCCTGAGCGGCAATTCCGGTTTCCCTGTCGGTGACTTCCCCGTCCCGGTAACCGGTGGCCGGTTCCCCGGCGTTGCTGGTGACACCAACGTTCTTGCATTCATGCTGAACGGTCTTCTCGACTTCGGTGAAGATGACGGCCTGCAGGGCTTTGTCGGCGGTGGTGTCGGTATCGCGCGCACCGACGCTGAATACACCGCCCAGACCGCTGATGGCGGCCCGGGTCTCGACGACTCGGACACCGGCTTTGCCTGGCAGTTGCTGGCAGGTGTCCGTGCTCCGATCTCGGATAGCTGGGATGTCGGTTTCAAATATCGGTATTTCAACTCCGATGCTCTGTCGGTCGTGGATCGCGCTGGTCGTCAGCTTGACGGTCGCATCCGCACCCACAGCCTGCTCGGCAGCCTGATCTACAACTTTGGTGGTCAGGAAGAAGCTCCTCCGCCACCTCCGCCGCCACCGCCTCCGCCGCCACCCCCGCCTCCGCCGCCGCCACCTCCGCCGCCGCCGCCTCCGCCGCCGGTATGCGAGAAGGGGCCGTACATTGTGTTCTTCGACTTTGACCAGTCGAACATCACACCGGAAGCAGCCACCATTCTGGACAATGCGGTTGCAGCCTATGGCAATTGTGACAGTGTTCCGATCATGCTGGCCGGCCACGCCGACCGTTCGGGTTCGCAGAGCTACAATGTTGGCCTGTCGCAGCGTCGTAACGAATCGGTTCGCGCCTATCTCACCTCGCGGGGTATTCCCGATGGTGCGATCTCGAGCGAAGCATTCGGTGAATCGATGCCGCGGGTACAGACCGAAGACGGTGTTCGCGAACTGCAGAACCGTCGCGTTGAAATCACCTACGGACCTGGCTCCGGCATGTGATTTTCTCCGCCTTGTCGGAAAAGAAGGGGCTGGTCTTCGGACCGGCCCTTTTTTTGTTTGCGCAGCGTGACTATAGCGTGACGACAGGTTGTTCGCCGTCATTCATGCTGGGGGATTGTTAATGAAAATCGCGATGATCGGATCGGGCTATGTCGGGCTGGTATCCGGGGCCTGCTTCTCCGATTTCGGCCATAGTGTTGTCTGTGTCGACAAGGACGAAGCCAAGATAGCGGG comes from Pseudomonadota bacterium and encodes:
- a CDS encoding alanine/glycine:cation symporter family protein encodes the protein MSASNNAELSFAERLIEPVTNISDFIWVGTWNGQEVIPFPPMALMLLGAGLYLMIGLKLFPIRQLVSSFAGLFRKSAGGAGEISPFAALSTALSGQVGTGNLAGVATAIALGGPGAIFWMWVTAFVGMALAFAEGALSIRFREKTEEGTYRGGPMSYITIGLGPKWTWLAVFFCIGTLFSALVTGNGIQANSVADSIQELTGLDEWIGGLIVAAAVFIVIIGGIKSIGSVAEKIIPSMAVLYILMALTALILNVSSIPQAFGWIIDGAFNPQAATGGFAGAAMIMAIRWGVARGLFSNEAGQGSTPIAHAVAQTNDPAMQGRFAMMGTFIDTIIICTMTALVILTVKGDFTHIDATGATIAVDHAWQSDLEGFLMTSGAFAQAFPFTVGSIPIGTFIASLALILFVFTTLLTWSYYGERAITYIYDLVPGSSMRGEKILHMIWRIVWCLVIFIASFQDLDLVWRLGDISNAAMTFPNLVGLLALSGVVFALAKGNRTAGTDHGRETPAELSEEIHGAPGGH
- a CDS encoding DUF2855 family protein — protein: MSQNIAIHVDKADINRATISEQALPDIGEGQILCTIETFAITANNITYAAMGETMGYWRFFPAGDDSQGIVPVWGHARVSVSQHPDISEGERLYGYWPMASHVVLTPAEIGRGGFMDAVEHRQGLADVYNRYRRLANDPAHDGDFEGGRAVFEPLFMTSFLIEDQFRRNAFYGAGAAILTSASSKTALALAHVLRASSPGVTRIGLTSPGNADFVQQTGLYDQVLPYDELESLDSGRPVVTVDFAGNGTVLKRLHSHWRDNLRYSMLVGATHVDARSGAKNLAGPEPMLFFAPTAAQAVIDELGPAGFAQALAIRWNGFAESASDLITLETHHGAEAVRDAYVAMVGGEVKPDIGIVAGF
- a CDS encoding cyclic nucleotide-binding and patatin-like phospholipase domain-containing protein; this encodes MADSGQDDTAIWQSSRLFADLSPAALDALAEAAERHIIEGGDYLVRQGDPADTLYFVATGRFRVIITDDAGQQKIVAHIESGEPVGELAFFAGGTRTASLQASRDSQVLALDRAAYDRAANEHPEITTALLKAVSKRLADVTAKTPSMATRTPRVIACLNAGNSRIPDDLLQRLALQMRAIIGDSPGVYVVHQQDVTISGDGDYQQWLNSREAAGEWLLIDASGDAAWSARVTRNADALLLFADPAAADPAPSDNEQAAMAAIDADSRTLVFLRGASDAPIGGSLDWLAGRTPHLHHHVALDSDADLGRLARFLTGNAIGLVLAGGGALGCAHLGIVQGLRQAGVPIDYIGGTSAGAAMGGAIAQGLSVEETLDQMEAMFITAKAMKRFTVPVHSLLDPAVFDHELAVRYSRKDIADQPIGFFAISTNLSTNDLFVHRHGPLWEAVRASGSLPTILPPFIDSDGNILIDGGVLDNIPVTVMREIKPGPNIVVSLGDANAAWRIEAGYKALRSRGRLAWDVLLRRPAPDDFPSIVDIMSRSMVVASRIASRSMLSETDILLQPPIIEGMQILDWHLGREQAEKASDYVAEQVAGNADLSALISK
- a CDS encoding phage tail protein; this translates as MLRYYEPERDYQAGLRRSVSMISGSGGNVKARQVDLPAALSVTNAQNVVQRLYLDQLAQLGERTLYLARVDPALRPGTMVRLADSLGLWRIARWGLENIAPGNGSTIACRLDLVRSNGGAWLLHGGSLGAGRSIRPPDYPASDIGWALHDLPGLPNQPATQRRLLAAAWPVAADGTVDAGSGWRHADIFRATQDGGLLHPLGRIRSPAAMGLALNDLPAASGLYFESAVSVDVDFGAADPQLESIDAASIDAGVNIAILDDELIQFCKVQWLGDGRYRLSEIYRALGDGRGAHDGHVAGARLILLDRALMPVESSSFAVDGASYFAATSPAASEPALLQVQGEPRALKPLSPVHLDAVFNAAGDLTLQWTRRDRHRPAWTDGPAGAMAESEERYRISFADDDAVNGEPLLAIFDSNRAEMSLEADQMADLRAAANGALVVSVQHIGDFAVSESARCTIG
- a CDS encoding DUF2793 domain-containing protein, translated to MAEIGTSGGKTSRHGLPLLYPGQAHKEVAHNEALARIDLLMGAAVEDVADIPDSLTPQPGQSWLISATASGIWAERQGQIAAFLENDWIYLLPREGQLLYIIASQTRTVYRDGSWQDAEGFSAPQGGATVDSEARAAVVALSETLERLGFLQLG
- a CDS encoding OmpA family protein gives rise to the protein MRKLVIGLALASTALSAPAYARDGQWYVGVDGGVTIIEDIGYDVGIVNDGVIAEHDTGYDFGGYVGYDFGPFRLEGEVSFREADPNLLSGNSGFPVGDFPVPVTGGRFPGVAGDTNVLAFMLNGLLDFGEDDGLQGFVGGGVGIARTDAEYTAQTADGGPGLDDSDTGFAWQLLAGVRAPISDSWDVGFKYRYFNSDALSVVDRAGRQLDGRIRTHSLLGSLIYNFGGQEEAPPPPPPPPPPPPPPPPPPPPPPPPPPPPVCEKGPYIVFFDFDQSNITPEAATILDNAVAAYGNCDSVPIMLAGHADRSGSQSYNVGLSQRRNESVRAYLTSRGIPDGAISSEAFGESMPRVQTEDGVRELQNRRVEITYGPGSGM